A stretch of Henckelia pumila isolate YLH828 chromosome 4, ASM3356847v2, whole genome shotgun sequence DNA encodes these proteins:
- the LOC140867695 gene encoding putative late blight resistance protein homolog R1B-16 yields MASAAVASLSKLVNQILPNLQSYFLLCPRKKMASLHDNLVFLQDFLQNFPENSGEWDARIRDAADQAKDIIQSHVSKKNAARDEEEFGAFQSCINEVDSIIKEIQEKEENNLPAKTSSVDQDLIQIKDRVMGDEQNLQIIPITGMGGIGKTTLARNVYEDKSTVDFFDTRHWVTISQEYSVPDILGSILSVKGEEAELLIERVYKSFKCRRYLIVMDDIWHSEVWVKVRRAFPDDFNGSRVIITTRLSEVALNIDSDSRLHRMQLLDEDQSWALFRSKAFANEYCPPRHMEEIGKYIARNCKGLPLAIVVMAGMLKANKTIEYWENIAENVNVASTINDDRYSGIFSLSYSNLPRHLKSCFLYMGVFAEDYEIPVKKLIKLWVADDFLEPSSSESKSLEELAEEYIKDLVERSLVLVARKRSNGRMRHCKIHDVLRDLSITKGREERFVKHFTYMDKSKITLSKLVESQQRLIIHTDQAGFKKTKICNSTVHTLLYFGSKTSTLSSFASTLTSLRVLDELLVDSKFFPDQIFKLVNLKYLAFTYNKSDKCLISPSISKLQNLETLIIERGGLPSDYMCEVILPLEIWKMPRLRHLVLMRNTSLSFPYRDGLSGTYSALENLQTLSNVMNFKFTKETVEGFPNLKKLRIQYNSIVPKKWVTFGLDNLVYLQELEELNFRFHAGSALVDSKPLATNLAFPRMLRKLTLTRSGIPWEKMWMVSSLPNLEVLKLMKHSFVGKEWEPNEGEFLVLKYLEMETLDLSEWRVESDHFPCLETLFIRWCKELKEVPSSVGDIPTLERLTMQTCNVEAEDSVRLIEAEQQSLGNDVLKVRIFVPSKRVETTSQQWRRNQRVTRRRRQGRTRELLDGDEAIGIGELFQFQP; encoded by the coding sequence ATGGCATCTGCAGCTGTAGCTTCTCTTTCCAAGCTCGTTAACCAGATCTTACCCAATCTTCAATCCTATTTCCTTCTTTGTCCCAGAAAAAAGATGGCATCCCTCCATGACAACCTCGTTTTCTTGCAagattttcttcaaaatttccCGGAAAACAGTGGCGAATGGGATGCTCGAATTCGGGATGCTGCGGATCAAGCGAAAGATATAATACAATCCCACGTCTCAAAGAAAAACGCAGCTCGAGACGAAGAGGAGTTTGGTGCATTCCAAAGTTGCATCAACGAAGTTGATTCGATCATTAAGGAAATTCAGgagaaagaagaaaataatCTGCCTGCCAAAACTTCATCGGTTGATCAAGACTTGATTCAAATAAAGGATCGAGTCATGGGAGATGAGCAGAATCTCCAAATCATCCCCATCACTGGGATGGGAGGTATCGGCAAGACAACTCTGGCTAGAAATGTTTACGAAGACAAGTCGACCGTCGACTTCTTCGATACTCGTCATTGGGTGACgatatcccaagaatatagcgTGCCAGATATTCTTGGAAGTATCCTTTCTGTCAAAGGGGAGGAAGCAGAGTTGTTAATCGAACGTGTGTACAAAAGTTTTAAGTGTAGGAGATATCTTATCGTGATGGATGATATTTGGCATTCAGAAGTTTGGGTTAAAGTCCGAAGGGCATTCCCCGACGACTTTAACGGCAGTCGTGTGATTATTACGACGAGGTTGTCTGAAGTGGCCTTGAACATCGATTCTGATAGCCGCCTTCATCGGATGCAACTCTTGGATGAGGATCAAAGTTGGGCTCTGTTTCGTAGCAAGGCCTTTGCAAACGAGTACTGTCCTCCAAGGCATATGGAAGAAATTGGCAAATACATTGCAAGAAACTGCAAAGGACTCCCCCTTGCTATTGTGGTGATGGCTGGAATGCTGAAAGCCAACAAAACGATCGAGTACTGGGAGAATATTGCAGAAAACGTGAACGTAGCATCCACCATAAATGATGATCGATACTCGGGAATCTTCTCTTTGAGTTACAGTAACTTGCCTCGTCACTTGAAGTCGTGCTTTCTATATATGGGAGTCTTTGCAGAGGATTACGAGATCCCTGTCAAAAAACTGATTAAATTATGGGTTGCCGATGATTTTCTGGAACCATCATCATCAGAATCTAAAAGCTTGGAAGAGTTGGCGGAGGAGTACATAAAAGATCTGGTCGAGAGAAGCCTCGTTTTGGTGGCGCGCAAGAGATCTAATGGCAGGATGAGACATTGCAAGATCCATGATGTCTTAAGAGATCTAAGCATAACAAAAGGTAGAGAAGAAAGGTTTGTTAAGCATTTCACCTACATGGATAAAAGCAAAATTACTCTTTCGAAACTGGTTGAAAGCCAACAACGCCTGATTATTCATACTGATCAAGCGGGCttcaaaaaaaccaaaatttgcaACTCAACAGTTCATACTCTTCTATATTTTGGCTCAAAAACCAGTACACTCTCCTCATTTGCTTCAACGCTTACATCACTAAGGGTGTTGGACGAACTACTTGTAGATTCCAAGTTTTTCCCCGACCAAATCTTCAAACTAGTTAACTTGAAGTACCTTGCTTTCACCTATAACAAAAGCGATAAATGCCTGATTTCTCCATCCATCTCCAAGCTCCAGAATCTCGAGACCTTGATCATCGAACGGGGCGGTCTTCCTTCCGACTATATGTGTGAAGTAATTCTGCCACTGGAAATTTGGAAAATGCCGAGATTGCGGCATCTAGTCCTGATGAGGAATACGTCCTTGAGCTTTCCCTATCGCGATGGGCTAAGTGGAACATACTCCGCTCTAGAAAACTTGCAAACCCTTTCGAATGTGATGAATTTCAAATTCACCAAGGAGACAGTTGAAGGTTTTCCAAACCTAAAGAAACTGAGGATTCAATACAATAGCATTGTACCTAAAAAGTGGGTTACGTTTGGGCTTGACAATCTTGTCTACCTGCAAGAACTAGAGGAGTTAAATTTTCGCTTCCATGCCGGCTCCGCACTTGTAGATAGTAAACCTTTGGCTACAAATCTTGCCTTTCCACGGATGCTTAGGAAGCTCACTTTGACGCGCTCTGGAATCCCATGGGAGAAGATGTGGATGGTCAGTTCGTTGCCGAATCTTGAAGTTCTCAAACTGATGAAACACTCATTCGTGGGTAAGGAGTGGGAACCAAACGAAGGGGAGTTTCTTGTACTAAAATACTTGGAGATGGAGACCTTAGATCTGAGTGAATGGCGGGTCGAAAGCGACCATTTCCCATGCCTCGAGACGCTGTTTATTCGATGGTGTAAAGAACTGAAGGAGGTTCCATCCAGCGTGGGAGACATACCAACACTTGAGAGATTAACAATGCAAACTTGCAATGTGGAAGCAGAGGACTCCGTGAGGCTAATTGAAGCTGAACAACAGAGCCTGGGAAATGATGTGCTCAAAGTTCGGATATTCGTTCCATCAAAACGAGTAGAAACTACATCCCAACAGTGGAGACGAAACCAGAGAGTTACTCGACGGCGACGACAAGGCCGGACCAGAGAGTTACTCGACGGCGACGAGGCCATCGGCATTGGCGAACTGTTCCAATTTCAACCTTAA